One Mycobacteriales bacterium DNA window includes the following coding sequences:
- a CDS encoding ribbon-helix-helix protein, CopG family, translating into MSRLTHRLQVLLDDDRLRRLEEAAAKRGTSVATIVREAIDDKLPAGDDARRAAARYLLAAPPIDIGSEEDLKAEIVSSLDRFQP; encoded by the coding sequence ATGTCTCGGCTGACGCACCGGCTGCAGGTGCTGCTCGACGACGACCGCCTGCGCCGGCTCGAGGAGGCCGCAGCCAAGCGGGGCACCTCGGTGGCCACGATCGTGCGCGAGGCCATCGACGACAAGCTGCCCGCCGGCGACGACGCCCGACGCGCTGCAGCGAGGTACCTCCTGGCGGCGCCGCCCATCGACATCGGCTCCGAGGAGGACCTCAAGGCGGAGATCGTCTCGTCACTGGACCGGTTCCAGCCCTGA
- a CDS encoding type II toxin-antitoxin system VapC family toxin translates to MRLLLDTPVLLYARGGEHPLRQPCQQLLQQVSAGLFLPECSVELVQEFAHVLLRRGVPPRTVARDARAVQTACRVHSFDEVVLDAALDLVARGGALGMRDAVHAATALVHGLDAVVTTDRAFAAVPRLKVLTPAQACDALGA, encoded by the coding sequence ATGCGGCTGCTCCTCGACACCCCCGTCCTCCTCTACGCCCGGGGCGGGGAGCACCCGCTGCGCCAGCCGTGCCAGCAGCTCCTGCAGCAGGTCTCAGCGGGGTTGTTCCTGCCCGAGTGCAGCGTCGAGCTGGTGCAGGAGTTCGCCCACGTGCTGCTGCGCCGAGGCGTCCCGCCGAGGACGGTGGCGCGCGACGCGCGGGCCGTGCAGACGGCGTGCCGGGTGCACTCCTTCGACGAGGTGGTCCTCGACGCGGCGCTCGACCTGGTCGCGCGCGGTGGCGCCCTCGGGATGCGCGACGCCGTCCACGCGGCCACCGCGCTCGTGCACGGGCTCGACGCCGTCGTGACGACCGACCGGGCGTTTGCCGCCGTGCCCCGACTCAAGGTGCTCACCCCCGCCCAGGCCTGCGACGCGCTCGGCGCCTGA